The genomic stretch CGTGTCCTGAACGCGGTAGGAGCCATGCAGGTCGGAGCGAGGTCGTGTCACCTCTTCGTGCTTTTCCGGCACTTGCATGGGAGACACCATGCAGACTTCCGATTTCATGCCGACCGCAGCCGCAGCTTCCGACGCCGAACTCGTGACGGCCAGCCTCGCGGGCGATCGCGATGCGTTCACGCGTATCGTGGAGCGTTATCAGCGCCTGCTCTGTTCGCTCGCCTATTCGACGACCGGGAGCGTGAGCGAGAGCGAAGACGCGGCTCAAGAAGCCTTCATCACGGCGTGGAAACAGCTCCCGAATCTGCGCGAACCGGAAAAGTTGCGCCCTTGGTTGTGTGGGATTCTGCGTTTCAAGTTGAGCCGCGCTCGGAGGGACGACGGACGCGAACCGGTGCGTGGGGCGGATGGTCTGGAGGCGGCCGAAGTGCTGCCGTCGGGAGACTCTCCTGCGGTCGACAGCGCGATGCAGCGCGAAGAACAAGCGTTGCTCTGGCGTGTGCTGCAGGATCTGCCCGAGAACTACCGTGAACCGCTCGTGCTCTACTATCGCGAGAACCGTTCGGTCGAGCACGTCGCCTGCGCGCTCGAGCTGAGCGAGGATGCGGTCAAACAACGACTCTCGCGCGGACGGCGGTTGGTGCAGGAGCAGATGCTGGCGTTCGTCGAAGGGGCTTTGGCGCGCAGCACGCCGGGGCGCGTCTTCACGCTCGGGGTATTGGCGGCGTTACCGGAATTCGCCGCTCCGGCCCGCGCGGCTGCGATCGGGGCCGCGGCGGCGGCGCACGGCGGCATGCTGGCCAAGACAACCTCGCTCGCGGCGCTCCTCGCGTCGGTGTCGGGCGTGGTCAACCTCGTCGTCTCGCTGCGGGCCGCGCTCGATCAATCGCGGACGCCGCGCGAGCGGCGTGCCGTGGTGCGTACGGTCCTCGCGGCCTTCGGTGGCACGATGGTG from Opitutales bacterium ASA1 encodes the following:
- a CDS encoding sigma-70 family RNA polymerase sigma factor, which produces MGDTMQTSDFMPTAAAASDAELVTASLAGDRDAFTRIVERYQRLLCSLAYSTTGSVSESEDAAQEAFITAWKQLPNLREPEKLRPWLCGILRFKLSRARRDDGREPVRGADGLEAAEVLPSGDSPAVDSAMQREEQALLWRVLQDLPENYREPLVLYYRENRSVEHVACALELSEDAVKQRLSRGRRLVQEQMLAFVEGALARSTPGRVFTLGVLAALPEFAAPARAAAIGAAAAAHGGMLAKTTSLAALLASVSGVVNLVVSLRAALDQSRTPRERRAVVRTVLAAFGGTMVWLALLYGLRTAAYLWWEHRAMFAACAQVLVLAYIAAWPLLMVRMILGFAQMRTEERRRHPELFRHAVDQPGSTAGEYRSRWRLFGVPLVHVRFAMAEVGSRPLVAWIAAGDRAYGLLVAWGNIAIAPVSVGVVSVGLLSVGALSFGVIGLGTVAVGALALGCATVGVKAYAWLTALGWDSAQSGGFSIARIAAEGPIAFARHANDPIARELLADPHAERNQMIFFVLIAVMSIVPLVVYARALRARIGAEARRTERSD